Within Mucilaginibacter inviolabilis, the genomic segment TGGGTGTACCTTATATTAAAGATAGTTGGTTGATAGACCAAACCATTTCTGTGGGATACTATGCCCTTACCGATTTTTCGCTGGTTACACCGAAGGCCGGTCTGCTCTCTGACTCTTGCAATTGGTTTAACATCGACGAGATACCTCCCCTGTTATATGATCATGATCAGATGGTTAAGGATTCGCTGCATACCCTGCGCACGCAGCTCTATTACTATCCCATTGCCGAAAAACTACTGCCCACTAAGTTCACCCTGACCGAAATACACGCGGTTTATGAAACTCTGTTAGGCAAAAAACTGGACATCCGGAATTTCCCGAAAAAGCTGGTGTTTTTAGGTTTGATTAAAAAATTGAACGAAAAACGAAACATCGGCCCGCACCGGGCACCGTTTTTATACAAATTTGATCTGAAAAAATACACTAAGGCCCTGGAAACCGGCACAACCTTGACGTAAATATGACAACGTTTTGTTCACATTAAATAAATACAATAATATGACACATTTCCTTATATTTACGTAAAACAAAAGCACCTGATAGCGAGTATTATTCATATATATAAAACATACTATTATGGAAACTAAGGAAAAATCAAAAGGCGAAACCGTAAAGGAAGTAAGGGAAGTTAAAAACACTAAAGCCGAAAAGATCACAACGGCAAAAAGCGCCAACAGATTTAAGCGCAAACCGTTGTTATAAAACCACACGATGGGGCTGTCGGCAAACGCCGCGCCCCCATTGCCTAAATCTTAAAATGCTCACAATGGGCCAAAAAGGCCTCATTAGCATCGGCGCCTATCCCCGGTTCGTCACCAATACTTAACTGATAACCTTCATAACTCACACCGCCAATGCAGGGATCTTCCAGATGCCCCAGCATACAGGTATCCATATCATAAAACCGAATATTCGGACTGGCATATACAAAGTGCAGTTTTGCACTCAGTCCTATACGGCTTTCCAACATCCCCCCCATCATACAGGCAATACCTTTTGAAGCCGCCTCATCGTGAATTTGTTTCGCTTCCAGTATCCCGCCCGATTTTGACATTTTGATATTAATGTAATGGCAAGAGCCGCTATTGATCTGCTTACGGGCATCATGATGGTTGTACACGCTTTCATCTGCCATGATCTTAACGGGTGATAGCTGCATCAGTTGCGGTAAACGATCATCGTACCAGGTACGCATAGGTTGTTCGCAAAATTCAATATCATATTGCCCCATGGCCTGCAGTGCAAAAACAGCATCATCAAAGCTCCAGCCCTGGTTGGCGTCAATACGTATTTTGATATCGCTGCCGATAGCTTCACGTATCTGACGGATGCGTTCTACATCCTCAATCGCATTCTTTCCCAGCTTTACCTTGAGCACAGTAGCTCCTGTGGCTTTAAAATCAAGCGCCTTAAGCGCCATCATATGCGGCCCGGCAATACCAATGGTAATGTCTGATTCTACTTCACGCCGTTCGCCTCCTAATAAACGATATAATGGTACACCGGCATTTTTTGCGGCAATATCAAACAAAGCTATATCAAAAGCACTTTTAATGGTAGTATTACCGGCGGTGAAATTATGCAGCTGTTGCATGCGGGCGGGTATATCCAGGGCATCATGACCTTTCCAAAGTTTGGCAAATTCACGAGCCATTACCAGGCAGGTATCCTGCGTTTCGCCTACGATCATGGGGAAAGCCGAGCACTCTCCTACTCCATAAAAACCGGCATCGGTATGTATCCGGATAAAAACGTTTTGGGCATGATCTAAAGTCCCCGTCGCAATAGTGAACGGTTCCATAGGAATGCTAAAGCGGTATATATCGATATGGGTGATGATTATTTTGTTTTTCACGATGCAGATTTTATGTTTATGATTGTCTAAAGTAACATTTTGCGTCAATAATTTGCACATTGATACTATTACCTTATATTTGCGTTACTACAATATAGTAACAATTCAATTTTAGCCTCATATCCCAATTCACGGGCATTTGTCTGGCTAATTTAAATCCTTCTTAATAATAACATTACAACAGCATAAACATGGCTCAACAAAACACGCCTGAATTTGACTATAACTCAACCAGGAAAAAACTTATCCTGTCTGAATATGGCCGCAACGTACAAAACATGGTTAAATACATTGTTGCGTTGCCTACTAAAGAAGAACGTAACCGCTACGCGCAGGTAGTGATTGATTTAATGGGTTTTTTAAACCCACACCTGCGCGACGTAGCCGACTTTAAGCATAAGCTTTGGGATCACCTGCACATCATATCAGACTACCAGATAGATGTAGACTCACCGTATCCAAAGCCATCACCAGAGGCTATACATATTAAACCACAGCCTTTAAGATATCCACACCAACGCATCAGATACAAACACTATGGCAAAACCATTGAGCTGATGATCGAAAAAGCAAAAAGCATTGATGATGCCGACCGTAAACGCCATATGGTGCAGGCCATTGCCAATTTCATGAAAATGGCTTACGTACAATGGAACAAAGATTCGGTTGCCGACGAAAGTATCCTGGCCGATCTGTACGCCTTATCAGGTGGTACGCTGAAACTGGAAGAAAACATCAACCTTAATCGCGTTGAATTCCGCCCTAACCAAAACAACAGCAATAACAATCAGAACAACCGCGGGCGCAATCAGAATAATAATCAAAACAATCGCGGCCGTAATCAGAACAATAATCAAAACAACCGCAATAACAATAACAACCAAAACAATCGCAACCGTAACAATGGCGGCGCTAAGAAATACTAGTTCAATGGTTCATTAGTGCACTTGAACTATAAAGCAACAACAACCCGGTTATCTGCAAGGTAACCGGGTTGTTTGCTTAAAACCGATCAAATATTTTCAATCAAATATTTGATTGAAAGATCGGCTTGTCTCCATTAATTTTATAATCTTTGCCCTGAAATAGTACGCTTATTTTACTAATTTAAGTGTGGGCAAAAACGAATCATGATCAATCAATTATAAACTCCTATGACTAACGCATTTGTGATAAACGGCGGGAAACCGCTAAAGGGCGAGATTACTCCGCAGGGAGCAAAAAATGAGGCTTTACAGGTAATTTCGGCGGTATTATTGACCGACAAGAAAGTTACCATCAGTAATATACCTGATATAAAAGATGTAAATAAGCTGATTGAGCTGCTGGGCGACATGGGCGTTATTGTGGAGAAAACCGGCGATGATACCTACACCTTTATAGCAAAAGATATTGATCAGGATTTTTTCCAGTCAGAAACTTTTAAATCAAAAGGTGGTGGTCTTCGCGGGTCAATCATGATCGTGGGTCCACTGCTGGCTCGCTTTGGTAAAGCATCCATCCCCAAACCAGGTGGCGATAAAATTGGTCGCAGGCGTTTAGATACCCACTTCCTGGGTTTCGAAAAACTGGGTGCTCAATTTAACTACAACCCTGCCGACGGCTTTTTCAATGTCGATGCTTCCAACCTTAAAGGCACTTATATCCTGCTGGATGAAGCTTCGGTAACCGGTACGGCCAATATTGTAATGGCAGCTGTTTTGGCCAAAGGTATAACCACCATTTATAACGCGGCCTGCGAACCATACCTGCAACAGCTTTGCAAAATGCTGAATCGCATGGGTGCCAAAATAAGCGGTATCGGCTCTAATCTGCTTACCATTGAAGGTGTTAACTATCTTGGCGGTACAGATCATCGTTTACTGCCAGATATGATCGAGATTGGTTCCTTTATCGGTCTTGCGGCCATGACCGGTTCCGAGATCACTATTAAAGATGTAAAATATCCGGAGTTGGGTATGATACCCGACGTATTTAAACGCTTGGGTATTAAACTGGAGCTGCGTGGCGATGATATTTATATTCCGGCACAGGATCATTACGAAATAGAAACCTTTATCGACGGATCAATCATGACTGTTGCCGATGCTCCATGGCCCGGCTTTACCCCCGATCTGATCAGCATTGTATTGGTAGTTGCCATTCAAGCTAAAGGATCGGTACTGATCCATCAAAAAATGTTCGAGAGCCGTTTATTCTTTGTGGATAAACTGCTGGATATGGGTGCACAGATTATCCTTTGTGATCCGCACCGTGCTACTGTTATCGGGTTAGACAAACAAGTTCAACTGCGCGGTATCTCTATGACATCGCCTGATATTCGTGCCGGGGTGGCATTGCTCATTGCCGCACTTTCGGCACAAGGACAATCTACCATTTATAATATTGAGCAAATTGAACGTGGTTATCAACATATTGATGATCGTTTGAGAGCTCTTGGCGCAGATATTACCAGAATATAATTGAAGGTAAAAGGTTAAAGGCGAAAGGTTAAAGGTAGCTGCATCTACCAATGATAAAAACCTTTTGCCTTTAACCTTTATCCTTTCACCTTCCCTCTAAATCGTTACATTTCACTTTTTTGTTTTTAAGAATTGTTATGTTACTTTAGCATTTGGCTTTACCCCCTGCTTTGAGCCTTGTAAAACCTACCAGAACAATGCCATATAAAAACCGAAAGTCAACTTATGCATATTTCATACTGATTTTTGTATTTATAAAAGTAGTTCTTAATTTATTTGCCATAAACCATTTTGGATTTCAGCGCGATGAATTATTACACCTGGTTTTAGCTAATCACCTGGATTGGGGTTATAAAGAAGTGCCTCCCTTTATCGCCATCGTAGCCAAAATATCCAACACTTTTTTTGGGCATTCGCTTTTTGCAGCACGCATTTTCCCTACCATTTGCAGCGGGCTTATTATTTGGTTTGCCGGTTTGATTACAGTTGAATTTGGAGGGCGCAAGTTTGCCATTACCCTAACTTGTTTAGCGCTTATATTTTCGCCGGCATTTGCCGCAAGTGGTTATCTTTTTCAGCCTGTTGTTTTCGATCAATTCTGGTGGGTGTTAACCGTTTGGCTATTGATCAAATACCTTAACACCACCGATGTTAAATACCTGTACTGGTTAGGTCTGGCTGTTGGTCTGGGTATGCTCACCAAGTATACTATGGCCTTTTTTACGTTTGCCCTGATTATTGGTATTCTTATCAGCAAACAGCGTAAACTACTATTTAACAAGCATATATTGGGTGCAGTTTTAGTAGCATTTTTAGTTTGCCTGCCAAATCTCATCTGGCAAATTCAGCATCACTGGCCGCTGATAACGCACATGAAAACCCTGCGCGAAGAACAGCTAAGCTATATTAAACCCGTTGAATTTATTGAACAGCAATTGCTGGTGCATGGTGTAGCTTTTTTTGTTTGGTTCACTGGTTTACTGTTTCTCATCTTCTCCTTCAGGCTGCGCAATTTTCAATTTCTGGCTATAGCTTATGCGCTGATATTTATTTTTTTACTGGAGATGGATGGCAAAAACTATTATCTTTTTGGCGCCTACCCTATGCTATTCGCAGCCGGCGGTTTTGGTTTTGAAAGATGGTTAAAAACCAAAGGTTATATACTGCGCACTTTTACTATAGCCGTATTTGTGTTACCTAATATGCTCTTGCTGCCCATGCTATTGCCCATATTTTCGATAGAACATACCCTGGCATTTTTCAGATTTGCCCATAAAAATATACCGGCCACGGACTTTTTGATTACTTGGGAAGATCAAAAACAACACCCCCTTACACAAGATTATGCCGATATGTACGGCTGGGATGAGCTGGCCCGAAAAGTAGGCGAAGCTTATCATAAGTTAACCCCCGAACAGCAAAAACAAACTCTTGTTTATGCCGATAACTACGGCGAAGCCGGCGCCCTAAATCATTATAGTAAGCAATTCAACTTTCCTAAAGCTATATCCCTCAACAGCAGTTTTACGCTTTGGGCACCAGATAGTCTTCTGTGCAAATACCTCATCTATGTGGATGATAACGGCGGCGAAAATATTCGTCAGTTTGTAGCCGGTAAAATGATCGGCTCCTACCAAAAGCTTGGAGAGATTGATCATTACCTTGCCCGTGAAAAGGGTACCGGTATATATCTGATAACCGATATTAAAGCCCCACTACAAGAACGATATACCAAAGAGCTGGCGAGGAAGAGGTTGGAGTAAATTAAGCGAAAGGCTTGATAAAAACATCTGTAATAAATCGTACAGCTAAAGCGTTCAACAGATACCAACCTTATTATCATATGAGATATTTATCAACCTTATTTTTATTAGCCTGCGTTTGTATCTGTGCATGTAACGATAAGCAGCAGGCAAACAAAAAAAACATATTGGGCAACTGGGTTAAGGTTAGAAGCAAAATAGCACCAACGGGCAAAAACGTAGTGCTCGAACCACCTGAAGACGAGAAACCTGGCTTTACTTTTTATGCAGATCATTCCGTTGAGTATAAATTAGGCTTCTTTAAAAGAACAAATGGTATCCGTATCTTTTTAGGTACAAAATCTAAATTTAAGATCATAGCCAATGATCTAATGATTTTAGATATAGACAGTAATAAATGGAACAAATACCGCCTTATTAAACTCACTACCGATTCATTACAATTCATTTTTGATGGAAGATTAGCAACATTTAAACATTATCAGATCAAGGAAAATACTACGCCGGAATTTGATCAAATAATTTTATCTACTTCGGGCTGTTTTGGGACTTGCCCTGTCTCAAATACCATGATAAATGCCGATGGATCTGTTATATTTAATGGACTATTTTACACCGCTAAGAAAGGATTATTTGCTGGTTCAATTACCAAAGCGCAATACAAACAACTACAAGATAATTTTAGGAATACTGATTTTAATCTATTAAAAAACGATTACAACGTAGGCTGGACAGATGACGAAACCATCAGCACAACTTTTGTAAAAAATGGCAAAATATATAAATCGGTAAACGATTATGGCTTAGCAGCACCCTATCAATTTACCTGGGCTTATGCCCCGCTACGGTATTTATATCAAAGCATAGCCTTAAAAAGCATGCTTGTCCCTGAAGCTACCCCATCTATTAATTACCCCAATGGTGTATATCTTAAAACTGCTAATATGGGTATGGCCTTAACTCAATCAGAGACCTTTTTGTTGTTCTATTATTTACAAAAAGGAAAAGTATCAAACGCTACTTTTAAATCACGTTATAAGTTGAGCTCGCCCTTTGATATAAAAAAGCCCCATGATATTGATACGGATGGACGTTTTTATAAGTTTGAAGTAAACAAAAAGTCAATAATTATTGACATTGGCTTTAATTTTCTTGATATAAACGAGAAAAACTGGCACTGGCAAAAAATTACCGAATAGGATTAAAAAAAGGTGTCATGCAACAGCACAACACCTTTTATCTTTATTCTTTCGCCTTTAAAGTTAAAAACTAGGCCGATATAGCATTAATGATATCATATTGGGTAATGATCTCAATTTTGCCATTACCGTCTTCAACCAGTACGGCGATGTTATCTTTATTGATCATTCCTGAGATCTTATCGATAGAAGTATTCAGATCAACAAAAGGAAATGGCGCTGTGGTAATATTTTTGATCGGTTGCGATTTGATAGATGGATTCTCGATCAGTGAATCCAAAATATCACTTTCCGTGATCTTGCCAATCACCATACCTTGCTGTGTTACCGGAATCTGAGATATGTTGAGTGATTTGATAGTATTGATAGCCTCCAACACGCTTTTTTCGCAGTCGATAGTGATAATTTCCTGCACATCTTTTTTGCTGATGATATCGGCGGCGGTTAGTTTGCCATCCTTTAAAAATCCGCGATCGCGCAGCCAGTCGTCATTATACATTTTGCCCAGGTAACGGGTACCATGATCCGGGAAAATGATCACCACTACATCGCCTTCTTTAAACTTATCCTTCATTTGCAAAGCACCAGCTACTGCCGATCCTGTAGAGTTACCAGCGAAGATCCCTTCTTTGCGGGCAACTTCGCGGGTCATAAGGGCTGCATCCTGGTCAGTCACTTTCTCAAAATGGTCAATCAGGCTAAAGTCGACGTTCTGCGGTAAAAAGTCTTCGCCGATACCTTCGGTGATGTATGGATAGATCTCGTTCTTATCCATGATACCGGTTTCTTTATATTTTTTAAATACCGAGCCGTAAGTATCAATGCCAAGCACCTGGATATTAGGGTTCTTCTCTTTAAGATAACGCGCTATGCCCGATATGGTACCACCGGTACCTACCCCTGCTATCAGATGTGTAATTTTGCCACCGGTTTGTTCCCATATCTCCGGACCGGTTTGCTCATAATGCGCCTGCGAATTGCTCAAGTTATCATACTGATTGGGTTTCCACGAATTTGGCACCTCGCGCTCCAAACGGGAAGATACAGAGTAATAAGAACGCGGGTCTTCGGGCTCTACATTGGTAGGGCAAACAATTACCTCGGCACCAAAAGCGCGCAGGGCATCAAACTTTTCCTTGGATTGCTTATCGGTACTGGTAAAAATACATTTGTAACCTTTAATTACCGCGGCTATAGCCAAACCCATCCCCGTATTGCCCGATGTACCTTCAATAATGGTACCGCCGGGTTTTAGCTTACCGCTTTTTTCGGCATCCTCTATCATTTTAAGAGCCATGCGGTCTTTAATAGAATTGCCTGGGTTAGTGGTTTCTATCTTTGCCAAAACCGTTGCCGGGATATCTTTTGTTACTTTGTTTAATTTAACCAGCGGTGTGTGACCAATGGTTTCCAATATATTGTTATACCACATAAATTTAAATATCTACTAATCCGGTATACTTAGCCGAATAATGCATCAAAATTAACTTTCTTAAATGATATTTCTTTACAGAATAATAAATAGATATACACGCACAGAAAGAATAACACAAATTTTATATTTTTTTTATGGAATAGAGGAAATATAAGAAAAACAAATGTCATCTCGAATAAGGCACGAGGAAAGATTTTATACCTGAGATATTTCAGTTGTATAAAATCATTCTCCACCACTCAAAATGACAAGCAAGAGGGGAAATAAATTCAATAAAACTATCATTCTGAGCATAGCGAAGAATCTATTCTTCAACATATTTATTGTTGAATAGATGCTTCACTTCGTTCAGCATGACAGCATTAAATGATCACTGGCTTCATGAGCCAATTAAAATTTCAAATGCTTAACAGTTAAACCATTATTGATCAGCTGCTTTAACGATTCGATACCGATACGCAAGTGCGTTTCTACAAACTGTTCGGTTACGGTTGAGTCGCTTTCGGCGGTTTTTACGCCCTCCGGGATCATCGGCTGATCTGATACTAACAACAGAGCTCCAGTAGGGATTTTGTTAGCAAAGCCAGTGGTAAAAATGGTAGCAGTTTCCATATCAACAGCCATGGCACGCAGCTCTTTCAAGTATTTTTTAAATACTTTATCATGCTCCCAAACACGGCGGTTGGTAGTGTAGCAGGTACCTGTCCAATAATCGCGTGAAAAATCACGAATAGTTGTAGATATTGCTTTTTGTAAAGCAAATGATGGCAATGCTGGCACTTCTGGTGGTAAGTAATCATTTGATGTACCTTCACCCCTAATGGCGGCTATCGGCAGTATCAGATCACCTACGGCATTTTTCTTTTTCAAACCACCGCATTTGCCCAAAAATATAACTGCTTTGGGGTGTATAGCTGTTAGCAGATCCATCACAGTAGCCGCTACCGAGCTGCCCATACCAAAATTGATGATAGTAATACCATTGGCGGTAACGCTTTGCATCGGCTTTTCCAGACCCATGATCGGCGCGTTATCATTCCATTGCGAAAACAGTTGGATGTATTTCGAAAAGTTGGTTAGTATGATGTATTCGCCAAAAGCCTCTAATGGTCTGCCTGTATAACGTGGCAGCCAATTAACCACAATAGCATCCTTGGTTTTTAATCCCGATTTTACGGGTGTGTGCACTTCCTTTACTACCGGTGCATCGGTAGGATCCTTTTTTACATTCATTTGTTCATTCATATTTTTTGTGTTTTGAGTATCAAGTAACTAGTTCAAATAGTATCAAGTAGCTAGTATCAAGTATCAAGACTTTTAATTCAGGATTAATTATACCGAAGTGATAATCATCTTGATACTTGATACTAGCTACTTGATACCTTAAACAACCTGATACCAATAAATAAAAACCTGTGTATACAACAAACCCCGGCGTTTCACCAGGGTCTGTGTTTATTATAATAAAGATAGCTACTTAATTGATATCAAATTGTTACGCTACTTTTAATTTTTTCAGATCCGATTTTTCAAACTTTTCGTGGGCATAGTCTAAAGTAACCTGCAGTCGCTTTACATCTTTTTTAGATGGGAACTCAAACATGGCATCAATCATGATCGCCTCACAGATGGAGCGCAGGCCCCTTGCGCCAAGCTTAAATTCCATGGCTTTATCTACAATAAACTCCAGCACCTCATCCTCAAAATCAAGCTTTACACCCTCATATTCAAACAGTTTTTTGTACTGTTTCAACAAGGAGTTTTTTGGCTCGGTTAATATGTTACGCAATGCAGCCCTGTCAAGCGGGTTCAAATAAGTTAGTACCGGCAAACGGCCAATCAACTCAGGTATTAACCCAAATGATTTCAAGTCCTGCGGGGTAATATATTTGTACAGGTTTTTCAGGTCAACCTCACTATCATCACGTTTTAATTTATAACCAACGGTTTGCGTACGCAAACGGTTAGCTATTTTACGATCAATACCGTCAAACGCACCACCGCATATAAACAATATGTTGCTGGTGTTTACGGTGATCATTTTTTGGTCGGGGTGCTTGCGGCCTCCCTGTGGTGGTACGTTAACCATGGTACCTTCCAATATCTTTAATAAAGCCTGCTGTACACCTTCGCCTGATACGTCGCGGGTGATGGAGGCATTATCACTTTTACGGGCTATTTTGTCAACCTCATCAATGTAAACAATACCTTTTTCGGCAAGGGTTACATCATAATCTGCTGATTGCAGCAAACGGGTAAGTATGCTTTCCACATCCTCGCCTACATAACCAGCTTCGGTGAGTACGGTAGCATCGCAGATACAAAACGGAACGTTTAATATCTTGGCCATGGTTTTAGCCAGTAAAGTTTTACCCGTACCAGTTTCGCCCACCATAATGATGTTTGATTTTTCAATCTCTACCTCATCCTTATCAATACGCTGGTTTAAGCGTTTGTAATGATTATATACAGCTACAGAAAGTATCTTTTTGGCATCATCCTGACCGATAACATATTGGTCAAGGTGCGTTTTAATTTCGGCAGGTTTTAACAAAGAAGGTGCCGAAGGTGAAGCTTTTACCTTGCGTACCTTTAACTCCTCAGCCAATATTTCATTAGCCTGGTTAACGCATTTATCACAAATGTGAGCGTCGAGCCCTGCAATTAACATCAGGGAATCCTGTTTACCTGCACCGCAAAATGAACACCTGATTTCCTTACTGTTCTTATTCATCTGATTCGTTTGTAATTCAAAATTAACTAATTAGTGGCAGAAAAAAAAGTTTTGAGTTATAAGTACTGGGTTTTAAGCAACAATGAACAGTTGTAAAACCCTCATTATCACTCAAAACCCAACACTCAAAACTTATTTCGGCAGCTTATTTACTCGCTTTGCCGCTGCCTTTTAAAATCTCGTCCACCATACCAAATTCTTTGGCTTCTTCGGCTATCATCCAGTAATCACGGTCTGAAGCGTCCCAAACTTTCTGGAACGGAGCACCACTATGATCGGCAATGATCTGGTACAGCTCTTTTTTCAGCTTGGTGATCTCATGGTAAGAGATCTCGATGTCTGACTGCTGACCTTGTGCACCACCCGATGGCTGGTGGATCATTACCCTTGCATGTGGCAATATAGCCCTTTTGCCTTCGGTACCGGCACATAATAATACCGCTGCCATTGATGCTGCCATACCTGTACAAATAGTGGCCACGTCATTTGATATAAATTGCATAGTATCATAGATACCTAAACCTGCGTAAACAGAACCACCAGGTGAATTGATGTAGATCTGGATATCGCGTTTGCTATCGGCCGACTGTAAGAACAGCAATTGAGCCTGGATAATGTTTGCAATATTTTCATAAATGGCATCGCCAAGGAAAATAATACGGTCCATCATCAAACGTGAAAACACGTCCATCTGGGCCACATTTAACTGACGTTCCTCGATGATATACGGGGTCATACCGGTTGGGGTGTAAATTCCGGATGGCATTCTGCTTCTGTCAACAGCAGAGATATATTTATCTACGTGTAAGCTGTTTAAACGGTGATGCTTAACAGCATAATTTCTGAATTCGTTCTTATCGATGTTACTACTCATGGTTTTTGTTATGTTATTTGTTTAGATGCAGGAGTTACCTGCGATAAATATAGTTTTTAGTTGAATAAAATTCTTACCTGATAGTATGTATTAAGTAAAATATTTTAGTGGTGAAGGTATAATGCACGCGTCATTGCGAGGTACGAAGCAATCTCTATGCTGTACAGATCAACTATTCAAATCCGACCTGCCTGTGTAGAGATTGCTTCGTACCTCGCAATGACGCCTTTTTGAAAGATCAATTGCCCGACTTAAAACACCAAAAGCAACCTTGTGAGTTGCTTTTGGTGTTTTGTACAGAAGTAAAAATGAGCTTATTGCTGCTCTTTTACCAGCTCGCTGAAATCTGTATAAAGAATATCTTTTTTCTCTAAAGTGATTACGCTTTTGATATGATCAAATACTTTAAGCGCTTTTACTTCTTCAAATATCTTGTTAGCATTCTCTTTGTTTTGAAGATATTGTACAGTGTACTGACCTAACTGCTCATCAGGGATAGGCTGAGGGCTGTACATTCTGAACTGCTGATCCAGACGAACTTTTGCTAATGCAAAAACCTCGTCATATTTAATCTCGATCTGATTGTCCTTGATGATCTTGTTTTCGATCAGGGTCCATTTCAGGTTGGTTGCAAAATCATTGTAACCGCCATTCAATTCCTCATCGCTCAGTTTTTCGTTAGTAGCTTTTAACCAACGTTTCAAAAATTCATCAGGCAGGTTAAAATCAACCTTAGCTACGCTCAGTTTGTAAATATCGTCCTGTAATTTACGCTCTGAATCCTGAACCATCATGGTTTCAATCTCTTCAGTAATTTTAGCCGTAAATTCAGCTTCGGTAGTTACTGTACCTTCACCAAATAATTTGTCAAAGAACTCCTGGTTCAAATCGCTTTCTTCTAAACGGTTTACATTTTTAACCGTCAATTGAAATTTCGATTTTAACTCAGCCGCTTCGTCTTCTTCAATTTTTAATAAAGCAGCAACCTTTGGCGCTTCGTTATCAAAAGCTTTCTGAATATCCAGCGTTACTACATCACCTTTTTTCAGGCCGATCAATGATTTTTTTATTTTTTCGTCTTTGATCTGGTCTAATCTAACCGATGCGGTATTGCTTATGCCTCCCTCAAAAACAGAACCATCTGGTGAAAGCTGGGCCAAATCTGCGTAAAGCACGTCATCGTCTGCCGATACGTCAGGATTTGTCATTTTGCCATAGCTGCGACGGATATTTTTGATACGTGAAGCCAATGTTTCGTCATCAACTTTAATCACGTACTGAGTTGTTTTATCTTTTGATGAGAAATCAATATTGAATTGCGGCGCTAAACCTAACTCGTAGTTAAATTCAAAATTATCATTAAAATCCCAGTTATATTCTTTCTCGTCATCAACCTTTGGCAATGGCTGACCCAATACTTCCAGTTTTTGCTCGTCGATAT encodes:
- a CDS encoding AMP nucleosidase, producing the protein MNEQMNVKKDPTDAPVVKEVHTPVKSGLKTKDAIVVNWLPRYTGRPLEAFGEYIILTNFSKYIQLFSQWNDNAPIMGLEKPMQSVTANGITIINFGMGSSVAATVMDLLTAIHPKAVIFLGKCGGLKKKNAVGDLILPIAAIRGEGTSNDYLPPEVPALPSFALQKAISTTIRDFSRDYWTGTCYTTNRRVWEHDKVFKKYLKELRAMAVDMETATIFTTGFANKIPTGALLLVSDQPMIPEGVKTAESDSTVTEQFVETHLRIGIESLKQLINNGLTVKHLKF
- the clpX gene encoding ATP-dependent Clp protease ATP-binding subunit ClpX translates to MNKNSKEIRCSFCGAGKQDSLMLIAGLDAHICDKCVNQANEILAEELKVRKVKASPSAPSLLKPAEIKTHLDQYVIGQDDAKKILSVAVYNHYKRLNQRIDKDEVEIEKSNIIMVGETGTGKTLLAKTMAKILNVPFCICDATVLTEAGYVGEDVESILTRLLQSADYDVTLAEKGIVYIDEVDKIARKSDNASITRDVSGEGVQQALLKILEGTMVNVPPQGGRKHPDQKMITVNTSNILFICGGAFDGIDRKIANRLRTQTVGYKLKRDDSEVDLKNLYKYITPQDLKSFGLIPELIGRLPVLTYLNPLDRAALRNILTEPKNSLLKQYKKLFEYEGVKLDFEDEVLEFIVDKAMEFKLGARGLRSICEAIMIDAMFEFPSKKDVKRLQVTLDYAHEKFEKSDLKKLKVA
- a CDS encoding pyridoxal-phosphate dependent enzyme; the protein is MWYNNILETIGHTPLVKLNKVTKDIPATVLAKIETTNPGNSIKDRMALKMIEDAEKSGKLKPGGTIIEGTSGNTGMGLAIAAVIKGYKCIFTSTDKQSKEKFDALRAFGAEVIVCPTNVEPEDPRSYYSVSSRLEREVPNSWKPNQYDNLSNSQAHYEQTGPEIWEQTGGKITHLIAGVGTGGTISGIARYLKEKNPNIQVLGIDTYGSVFKKYKETGIMDKNEIYPYITEGIGEDFLPQNVDFSLIDHFEKVTDQDAALMTREVARKEGIFAGNSTGSAVAGALQMKDKFKEGDVVVIIFPDHGTRYLGKMYNDDWLRDRGFLKDGKLTAADIISKKDVQEIITIDCEKSVLEAINTIKSLNISQIPVTQQGMVIGKITESDILDSLIENPSIKSQPIKNITTAPFPFVDLNTSIDKISGMINKDNIAVLVEDGNGKIEIITQYDIINAISA
- a CDS encoding ATP-dependent Clp protease proteolytic subunit, whose translation is MSSNIDKNEFRNYAVKHHRLNSLHVDKYISAVDRSRMPSGIYTPTGMTPYIIEERQLNVAQMDVFSRLMMDRIIFLGDAIYENIANIIQAQLLFLQSADSKRDIQIYINSPGGSVYAGLGIYDTMQFISNDVATICTGMAASMAAVLLCAGTEGKRAILPHARVMIHQPSGGAQGQQSDIEISYHEITKLKKELYQIIADHSGAPFQKVWDASDRDYWMIAEEAKEFGMVDEILKGSGKASK
- a CDS encoding DUF6438 domain-containing protein — its product is MRYLSTLFLLACVCICACNDKQQANKKNILGNWVKVRSKIAPTGKNVVLEPPEDEKPGFTFYADHSVEYKLGFFKRTNGIRIFLGTKSKFKIIANDLMILDIDSNKWNKYRLIKLTTDSLQFIFDGRLATFKHYQIKENTTPEFDQIILSTSGCFGTCPVSNTMINADGSVIFNGLFYTAKKGLFAGSITKAQYKQLQDNFRNTDFNLLKNDYNVGWTDDETISTTFVKNGKIYKSVNDYGLAAPYQFTWAYAPLRYLYQSIALKSMLVPEATPSINYPNGVYLKTANMGMALTQSETFLLFYYLQKGKVSNATFKSRYKLSSPFDIKKPHDIDTDGRFYKFEVNKKSIIIDIGFNFLDINEKNWHWQKITE